A genomic segment from Desulfonatronum lacustre DSM 10312 encodes:
- a CDS encoding type II toxin-antitoxin system PemK/MazF family toxin has translation MSRDHPLDVRRGDLVIVAMTGDYEKIRPALVVQHDHANIGHASIVVCPFSSSIQDAPLFRITLKPSETNGLSVTSQIMVDKISAIKRERVRRVIGHASDETMLQVNRALALWLGL, from the coding sequence ATGAGTCGTGACCACCCACTTGATGTCCGCCGGGGGGATTTGGTCATCGTCGCGATGACCGGAGATTATGAAAAAATCCGCCCAGCCCTGGTCGTCCAGCACGACCACGCCAATATCGGCCACGCCAGCATAGTCGTTTGTCCGTTTTCCTCCAGCATCCAAGACGCCCCGTTGTTCCGCATCACGCTCAAACCCTCCGAAACCAACGGGTTGAGCGTCACATCCCAGATTATGGTGGATAAAATCTCCGCCATCAAACGGGAACGCGTCCGCCGGGTCATCGGACATGCCTCTGATGAAACCATGCTCCAGGTCAACAGAGCCCTGGCTCTTTGGCTCGGCCTGTAA
- a CDS encoding ABC transporter ATP-binding protein yields MILDVQNIRIGYNGRLVLHGLDFSVDQGQVLTILGPNGVGKTTLLRCINAMLKPQTGAVMVENADVFRMRAGDIAKRLGYVAQRNEAGRMTAFDAVLLGRKPHLRWRISEADLRMVDGALKQLGLEHLALRHINEMSGGELQKVCIARALVQEPSVLLLDEPTSSLDLKNQLEILRTIGHVVHEHKLAAVMTMHDLNMAFRFSDAFVFIKEGKVFQCGCNADLTPDMIHEVYGVQVDILRHQGQTVVVPR; encoded by the coding sequence ATGATCCTGGACGTACAGAACATCCGCATCGGCTACAACGGTCGGCTGGTCCTGCACGGCCTGGACTTCAGCGTGGACCAGGGCCAGGTCCTGACCATTCTAGGCCCCAACGGCGTGGGCAAAACCACCCTGCTGCGCTGCATCAACGCCATGCTCAAACCCCAGACCGGAGCCGTGATGGTGGAAAACGCCGACGTCTTCCGGATGCGCGCCGGGGACATCGCCAAGCGCCTGGGCTACGTGGCCCAACGCAACGAGGCCGGACGGATGACCGCCTTTGACGCCGTGCTCCTGGGCCGCAAGCCGCACCTGCGTTGGCGGATATCCGAAGCGGACCTGCGCATGGTGGACGGGGCCCTGAAACAGCTCGGCCTGGAGCATCTGGCCCTCAGGCACATCAACGAAATGAGCGGCGGGGAGCTGCAAAAGGTCTGCATTGCCCGGGCCCTGGTCCAGGAACCCTCGGTCCTCCTCCTGGACGAACCCACCAGCAGCCTGGACCTGAAAAACCAGTTGGAGATTCTGCGCACCATCGGCCACGTGGTCCACGAACACAAATTGGCCGCGGTGATGACCATGCACGACCTGAACATGGCCTTCCGCTTCTCCGACGCCTTCGTGTTCATCAAGGAAGGCAAGGTGTTCCAATGCGGCTGCAACGCCGACCTGACCCCGGACATGATTCACGAAGTCTACGGCGTCCAGGTGGACATCCTGCGCCATCAGGGCCAGACTGTGGTGGTGCCCCGGTGA
- a CDS encoding FKBP-type peptidyl-prolyl cis-trans isomerase: MTQAQTGNQVKVHYTGRLDSGQVFDSSADREPLEFTLGQGQLIPGFEAAVTGMQVGDKKTVTIAAEDAYGPRQDDLLFSVERSQLPDTIQPEAGQQLQVNQEGQTAVVTISELTDTTMTLDANHPLAGENLTFDLEVVEVA, from the coding sequence ATGACACAGGCGCAAACCGGCAACCAGGTCAAGGTGCACTACACGGGTCGCCTGGACAGCGGACAGGTTTTCGACAGCTCCGCGGATCGCGAGCCGCTGGAATTCACCCTGGGCCAGGGGCAGCTGATCCCCGGCTTCGAGGCCGCGGTGACCGGAATGCAGGTGGGCGACAAAAAGACCGTGACCATTGCCGCGGAAGACGCCTACGGCCCGCGCCAGGACGACCTGCTGTTCTCCGTGGAACGCTCCCAACTCCCGGACACCATCCAGCCCGAGGCGGGGCAGCAGTTGCAGGTCAACCAGGAGGGGCAGACCGCCGTGGTCACCATCTCCGAACTCACGGACACCACCATGACCCTGGACGCCAACCATCCCCTGGCCGGAGAGAATCTGACCTTTGACCTGGAAGTGGTCGAGGTGGCCTAG
- a CDS encoding iron ABC transporter substrate-binding protein → MCIQKSRLNFLATLTVLFTIFATPLHAQDTRTIMDMLDREVVVPNQVDRVICSGSGCLRLLVYLQGQDRIVGVDSAEKGGLPFGVDARPYAVANPGFGDFPLFGEFRGHDNPELIAALDPAPQVIIKANAQRDGGAEALQAKTGIPVVGLGYGNLTHGREHLNQTLRIMAQVIGEEERAEAVIAFFDALQADLEQRAARVAADDRPSTFIGGIAMRGGHGFASTEPAYAPFAFLNVRNMAGDLSKGETGGSHATVAKEQLLLWDPEVVFLDISTTRLQGGANGLEQLRSDPTFQALTAVQAGRVYGVFPYNFYTTNYESVFANAYFIGSVLYPDQFADIDPMAKAEEIAAFLNGGPAFERINKDFDNMGFVRITVQ, encoded by the coding sequence ATGTGTATCCAAAAATCCCGGCTCAACTTCCTGGCGACCTTGACGGTCTTGTTCACGATTTTCGCTACTCCACTCCACGCCCAAGACACCCGGACCATCATGGACATGCTCGACCGGGAAGTCGTTGTCCCCAACCAGGTTGACCGAGTGATCTGCTCCGGTTCCGGATGTCTGCGATTGCTGGTCTACCTGCAAGGGCAAGACCGGATCGTGGGCGTGGACAGCGCGGAAAAAGGCGGACTGCCCTTTGGCGTGGACGCCCGGCCCTATGCCGTGGCCAACCCGGGATTCGGAGATTTTCCGCTATTCGGCGAATTCCGCGGCCACGACAACCCGGAACTCATCGCGGCCCTGGATCCGGCCCCGCAGGTGATCATCAAGGCCAACGCCCAGCGGGACGGCGGGGCTGAAGCCTTGCAGGCCAAGACCGGCATCCCGGTTGTGGGCCTGGGCTACGGCAACCTGACCCATGGCCGGGAACACCTGAATCAGACCCTGCGGATCATGGCCCAGGTCATCGGCGAGGAGGAACGAGCCGAGGCGGTGATCGCCTTTTTCGACGCCCTCCAGGCCGACCTGGAGCAGCGGGCCGCCCGGGTCGCGGCGGATGACCGCCCGAGCACCTTCATCGGCGGCATCGCCATGCGCGGAGGCCATGGCTTTGCCTCCACCGAACCGGCCTATGCGCCCTTCGCCTTTCTGAACGTCCGCAACATGGCCGGGGATTTATCCAAGGGCGAAACCGGCGGCTCCCATGCCACGGTGGCCAAGGAACAGCTGCTGCTCTGGGATCCGGAGGTCGTCTTCCTGGATATTTCCACAACCCGGTTGCAAGGCGGGGCCAACGGTCTTGAACAACTCCGCTCCGATCCGACCTTCCAGGCCCTCACGGCGGTCCAGGCTGGTCGGGTCTACGGCGTGTTCCCTTACAACTTCTACACCACGAACTACGAGTCCGTCTTTGCCAACGCGTATTTCATCGGCAGCGTACTCTACCCGGATCAGTTCGCGGACATCGACCCCATGGCCAAGGCCGAGGAAATCGCCGCGTTCCTCAACGGCGGCCCCGCTTTTGAGCGAATCAACAAAGACTTCGACAACATGGGCTTTGTCCGGATCACCGTGCAATAG
- a CDS encoding energy-coupling factor ABC transporter ATP-binding protein: MTQETTPPLLALREAFVAHGPSAPPVLEDVHLSLDPAERVGLVGPVGSGKTTLLLTLVGLIPLRKGLLLFQGRPVRTKTDLAALRRGVGLVFQNPDDQLFSPTVLEDVAFGPLNLGRSSAEARAESLAILDQLHLSHLAHRQPHTLSGGQKRLVSLATVLVMQPQILLLDEPTNDLDARSRDMVLHALTSSPRTMLIASHDMELLNILTTRSITLG; encoded by the coding sequence ATGACCCAAGAGACGACACCGCCCCTGCTGGCCCTGCGGGAGGCCTTCGTGGCCCACGGCCCTTCGGCTCCACCGGTTCTGGAAGACGTTCATCTCTCCCTGGACCCCGCGGAGCGCGTCGGCCTGGTCGGCCCCGTGGGCAGCGGAAAAACCACCCTCCTGCTCACCCTGGTCGGCCTGATCCCGCTCCGCAAAGGTTTATTGCTTTTCCAAGGCCGCCCCGTGCGGACCAAAACGGACCTCGCGGCCCTGCGCCGCGGCGTTGGTCTTGTTTTTCAGAACCCCGACGACCAGCTCTTTTCCCCCACGGTCCTGGAAGACGTGGCCTTCGGACCGCTGAACCTGGGCCGCTCTTCGGCTGAGGCCAGGGCTGAATCCTTGGCCATCCTGGACCAACTGCACCTGTCCCACCTCGCCCATCGCCAGCCCCACACCTTGTCCGGCGGCCAAAAGCGCCTGGTCAGCCTGGCCACGGTTCTGGTCATGCAGCCCCAGATCCTGCTCCTGGACGAACCCACCAACGACCTGGACGCCCGTTCCCGGGACATGGTCCTCCACGCCCTGACCTCTTCTCCCCGAACCATGCTCATCGCCAGCCACGACATGGAACTGCTGAATATCCTGACCACTCGCAGCATCACGCTGGGGTGA
- a CDS encoding peptide chain release factor 3, with protein MNKLQKEVARRRTFAIISHPDAGKTTLTEKLLLFGGAIHLAGAVKAKKNSRGATSDWMAVERERGISVTSSVMKFDYNGHEINLLDTPGHQDFSEDTYRVLTAVDSVLMVIDSAKGVEVQTKKLMEVCRMRNTPIMTFINKLDRDGLEPIELLDDIETNLGIECAPLTWPVGMGKGFKGVYDLRADELRFFVPDGQKSTRPKDVVHVKGLDDPQLDDLLGRDAQDLRGDAELLAGAGHPFDHERYLAARQTPVFFGSAINNFGVQELLDTFVTLAPPPQPREAETGVNGKAGTRLVSPLESDFSGVVFKIQANMDPAHRDRIAFLRIISGHFEKGMRVRHHRIGKDVQIANATIFMAHDRTGVEEAWPGDIIGVHNHGTIKIGDTFSIKEPLKFTGIPSFAPEHFRRVRLKDPMRAKQLEKGLLQLCEEGAVQVFRPLRANDYLLGAVGPLQFEVTMARLKDEYNVDAGYEPIDITGARWIAGGRDAKKFIADNGRDIATDIDGDMVYLVSNPWRLERLLETYDDIVLQTIKEHR; from the coding sequence ATGAACAAACTCCAGAAAGAAGTCGCCCGGCGACGCACGTTCGCCATCATCAGCCACCCGGACGCCGGGAAAACCACGCTCACGGAAAAACTGCTCCTGTTCGGCGGGGCCATTCATTTGGCCGGGGCGGTCAAGGCCAAGAAGAACTCCCGGGGGGCCACCTCGGACTGGATGGCCGTGGAGCGGGAGCGGGGCATTTCCGTGACCTCGTCGGTGATGAAGTTCGACTACAACGGCCATGAGATCAATCTGCTGGACACCCCCGGCCACCAGGACTTTTCCGAGGACACCTACCGCGTGCTCACCGCGGTGGATTCCGTGTTGATGGTCATCGACAGCGCCAAGGGCGTGGAGGTGCAGACCAAAAAGCTGATGGAGGTCTGCCGGATGCGCAACACGCCGATCATGACCTTTATCAACAAGCTGGACCGGGACGGCCTGGAGCCGATTGAACTCCTGGACGACATCGAAACCAACCTGGGCATTGAGTGCGCGCCGCTGACCTGGCCCGTGGGCATGGGCAAGGGATTCAAGGGCGTGTACGACCTGCGCGCGGACGAACTGCGCTTTTTCGTGCCCGACGGCCAGAAGTCCACCCGGCCTAAGGACGTGGTGCACGTCAAGGGTCTGGACGATCCTCAACTGGACGACCTGCTGGGCCGGGACGCCCAGGATCTGCGGGGGGACGCGGAACTGCTGGCCGGAGCCGGACACCCTTTTGATCATGAACGCTATCTGGCCGCCAGGCAGACGCCGGTGTTCTTCGGCAGCGCCATCAACAACTTCGGGGTTCAGGAACTCTTGGACACCTTCGTGACCCTGGCCCCCCCGCCACAGCCCAGGGAGGCGGAAACCGGGGTGAACGGAAAGGCGGGAACGCGGCTCGTCTCCCCGCTGGAGTCGGATTTTTCCGGCGTGGTCTTCAAGATCCAGGCGAACATGGACCCGGCCCATCGGGACCGGATCGCCTTTTTGCGGATCATTTCCGGCCATTTCGAGAAAGGCATGCGGGTGCGGCACCACCGGATCGGCAAGGACGTCCAGATCGCCAATGCCACGATCTTCATGGCCCACGACCGTACCGGCGTGGAAGAGGCCTGGCCCGGGGACATCATCGGGGTCCACAACCACGGGACCATCAAGATCGGGGACACCTTTTCCATCAAGGAGCCGTTGAAATTCACCGGCATTCCCAGCTTCGCCCCGGAACATTTCCGCCGGGTCCGGCTCAAGGACCCGATGCGGGCCAAGCAGCTGGAAAAAGGGCTCTTGCAGCTCTGCGAGGAGGGCGCGGTCCAGGTTTTCCGGCCCCTGCGCGCCAACGACTACCTGCTGGGCGCGGTGGGGCCGTTGCAGTTCGAGGTGACCATGGCCCGGCTCAAGGATGAATACAACGTGGACGCCGGATACGAGCCCATCGACATCACCGGGGCGCGCTGGATCGCCGGAGGCAGGGACGCCAAGAAGTTCATCGCGGACAACGGCCGGGACATCGCCACGGATATCGACGGGGACATGGTTTATCTCGTGTCCAACCCTTGGCGGTTGGAACGGCTCTTGGAGACGTACGACGACATCGTGCTGCAAACCATCAAGGAGCACAGGTAG
- a CDS encoding TraR/DksA family transcriptional regulator, whose protein sequence is MDQAGRKALEARMLRKIADLKAQLGDLEERAQTVELDQQAVGRLSRMDSLANQSIAVNALGKAKSRLARLERALSRINDEDFGLCADCGDPIAPARLLAMPEAVLCVGCAD, encoded by the coding sequence ATGGATCAAGCAGGCAGGAAAGCCCTGGAAGCCCGGATGCTGCGGAAAATCGCCGACTTGAAGGCCCAGTTGGGCGACCTGGAAGAACGGGCGCAAACCGTGGAACTGGATCAGCAGGCCGTGGGGCGGCTTTCCCGGATGGACTCCCTGGCCAACCAAAGCATCGCCGTCAACGCCCTGGGCAAGGCCAAGAGCCGCTTGGCGCGGCTGGAACGGGCCCTGTCCAGGATCAACGACGAGGATTTCGGCCTCTGCGCCGACTGCGGCGACCCCATCGCCCCGGCCAGACTGCTGGCCATGCCCGAGGCCGTGCTGTGCGTGGGGTGCGCGGATTGA
- a CDS encoding sirohydrochlorin cobaltochelatase, which translates to MQTDPHPHGRHRHGPDHHDHHFKCGHGHEHDHDHDHDHHHHGPEAPVGPKRPGILLVAFGTTVVPARQAYDRFEAQVRDRYPDVPLAWGFTAHKVRRKLADQGLPHDCVAVALSRMHDQGVTHLTVQSLHTIPGVEYFWTQNLAKAYEHPRKGFIQVALGAPLLNDQEDLRRVADCLPGFIPQERRPDEAVILAGHGTYHDGQQRYLDLQTHFQDRDPLLHTALLMGEPSLSAIMAKLQEQRISTVWLLPFMAVCGHHVQKDMYGDRPTSWSNRLRTAGFEVREHAAGTIESPCFRSIWLDHLDTAMNDLGLAHQEHEPGPAQPDHGGADHAHH; encoded by the coding sequence ATGCAGACCGATCCGCACCCACATGGCCGACATCGTCACGGCCCCGACCATCACGACCATCATTTCAAATGTGGTCATGGCCATGAGCATGACCATGACCACGACCACGATCATCACCATCATGGCCCTGAAGCTCCCGTCGGTCCCAAGCGTCCGGGCATTCTGCTGGTCGCCTTCGGCACCACGGTGGTCCCGGCCCGCCAAGCCTACGACCGGTTCGAAGCCCAGGTCCGCGACCGATATCCGGATGTGCCCCTGGCCTGGGGGTTCACCGCGCACAAGGTCCGGCGCAAGCTGGCCGACCAGGGCCTGCCCCACGACTGCGTGGCCGTGGCCTTGAGCCGGATGCACGACCAGGGCGTGACTCATCTGACCGTCCAATCCCTGCACACCATCCCCGGGGTGGAGTACTTCTGGACCCAAAACCTGGCCAAGGCCTACGAACATCCGCGCAAGGGATTCATCCAGGTCGCCCTGGGCGCGCCGCTCCTGAACGATCAGGAAGACCTGCGCCGGGTCGCGGACTGCCTGCCGGGGTTCATTCCCCAGGAGCGCCGCCCCGACGAAGCCGTGATCCTGGCCGGACACGGCACCTACCACGACGGCCAGCAACGCTACCTGGACCTGCAAACCCATTTTCAGGACCGCGATCCGCTGCTGCACACGGCCCTGCTCATGGGCGAGCCGAGCCTTTCGGCCATCATGGCCAAGCTTCAGGAACAACGAATTTCCACGGTTTGGCTGCTGCCCTTCATGGCCGTCTGCGGCCATCACGTCCAGAAGGACATGTATGGGGACCGCCCCACTTCCTGGAGCAACCGACTGCGAACCGCCGGATTCGAGGTCCGGGAACACGCCGCCGGAACCATTGAATCTCCGTGCTTCCGGTCCATCTGGCTGGACCACCTGGACACGGCCATGAACGACCTTGGCTTGGCCCATCAGGAGCACGAGCCAGGCCCCGCCCAGCCCGATCACGGAGGCGCCGACCATGCACATCACTGA
- a CDS encoding FecCD family ABC transporter permease, translating to MTHFDHGQIPTTYSAYIGRKILFLVFLTALTGVLLVLAVSLGAVRIPAWEVVLAFFGLGEDARYEIIVRNIRLPHALAAVLAGAGLAAAGAAMQSILRNPLGSPFTLGISQAGAFGAAFSVMLLGSGTMQSTQVGAVSIINPYMTTLSAFIACMAASLVIIAIARLRGASPEVMVLSGVALGSLFSAGTMFLQYFADDVQLAAMVFWTFGDVGRAGWPEVGFMAVVVAGAVIFFILNRWNYNAIDAGDETARGLGVRVELVRMVGMLTASLVTAVIVSFLGIIGFVGLVCPHIVRRVIGDDHRYLLPASVLTGACLLLAADIAARMLLAPRMLPVSILTAFLGAPTFLYLLIRGRNR from the coding sequence ATGACCCACTTTGATCACGGCCAGATCCCGACGACCTACAGCGCCTACATCGGCCGCAAGATTCTGTTCCTGGTCTTCCTGACCGCGTTGACCGGCGTCCTGCTGGTTCTGGCCGTCTCCCTCGGGGCGGTGCGCATTCCGGCCTGGGAGGTGGTTCTGGCCTTCTTCGGTCTGGGAGAGGACGCCCGGTACGAGATCATCGTCCGGAACATCCGCCTGCCCCATGCCCTGGCCGCGGTTCTGGCCGGGGCCGGGCTGGCCGCGGCCGGGGCGGCCATGCAGTCCATCCTGCGCAACCCCCTGGGCTCGCCCTTCACCCTGGGCATTTCCCAGGCCGGGGCCTTTGGCGCGGCCTTTTCCGTGATGCTCCTGGGCAGCGGGACCATGCAGAGCACCCAGGTGGGCGCGGTGAGCATCATCAACCCCTACATGACCACCCTTTCCGCGTTCATCGCCTGCATGGCCGCCTCGCTGGTGATCATCGCCATTGCCCGATTGCGCGGGGCCAGCCCGGAAGTGATGGTCCTCAGCGGGGTGGCCCTGGGCTCGCTCTTTTCCGCGGGGACCATGTTCTTGCAGTATTTCGCCGACGACGTGCAATTGGCGGCCATGGTCTTCTGGACCTTTGGCGACGTGGGGCGGGCCGGGTGGCCGGAGGTGGGGTTCATGGCCGTGGTCGTGGCCGGGGCCGTGATTTTCTTCATCCTCAACCGCTGGAACTACAACGCCATCGACGCCGGAGACGAGACGGCCAGGGGGCTTGGGGTCCGGGTGGAGCTGGTCCGGATGGTCGGGATGCTCACGGCCTCCCTGGTTACCGCGGTGATCGTCTCCTTCCTGGGGATCATCGGCTTCGTGGGGCTGGTCTGCCCGCATATCGTCCGCCGGGTCATCGGCGACGACCACCGCTATCTGCTTCCGGCCTCGGTCCTGACCGGGGCCTGCCTGCTTCTGGCCGCGGACATCGCGGCCCGCATGCTGCTCGCCCCCCGGATGCTCCCGGTGTCCATACTCACCGCCTTCCTGGGCGCGCCCACTTTCCTCTATCTGCTGATCCGGGGACGCAACCGATGA
- a CDS encoding energy-coupling factor transporter transmembrane component T family protein yields MMLDEPLASRDSLSHGASPLHQMDARIKILTVAVCLIAVSAVQGLGAGLAALLFGLGLTRLACQPLGRVAVRLIPANVFFLGLILVLGLTYPGPALAAVPWLSQDGLTLALRIGLKGNALLLIFIALLCTSSVPALAQAMRRLRLGRKLSLLLALTFRQLFLVAEEFQRLHRAALARGFVPQCSRHTYRTIAVLFGQTLLRSLARAERIHGAMLLRGFNGRFRTLDSDTWSASQAVLASALCIPPVLITLHDRLTW; encoded by the coding sequence ATGATGCTTGATGAACCGCTCGCATCCAGGGACTCCCTGAGCCACGGCGCAAGTCCGCTGCACCAGATGGACGCCCGGATCAAAATCCTGACCGTCGCGGTCTGCCTGATCGCGGTTTCAGCGGTTCAAGGTCTCGGGGCCGGGTTGGCGGCGCTGCTCTTCGGGCTGGGGCTGACCCGTCTGGCCTGCCAGCCCCTGGGCCGCGTGGCCGTAAGGCTGATCCCGGCCAACGTCTTTTTTCTCGGCCTGATCCTGGTCCTCGGCCTGACCTATCCCGGCCCGGCCCTGGCCGCCGTTCCGTGGCTCAGCCAGGACGGTCTGACCCTGGCCCTGCGGATCGGTCTCAAAGGCAACGCCCTGCTCCTGATTTTCATTGCCCTGCTCTGCACCTCGTCCGTGCCCGCCCTGGCCCAGGCGATGCGCCGCCTGAGGCTGGGCCGCAAATTGTCGCTGCTCCTGGCGCTGACCTTTCGCCAACTCTTCCTGGTGGCCGAGGAATTTCAGCGCCTGCACCGGGCCGCCCTGGCCCGCGGCTTCGTCCCCCAATGCTCCCGGCATACCTACCGGACCATTGCCGTGCTTTTCGGCCAGACCCTGCTCCGGAGTCTGGCCCGGGCCGAGCGGATCCACGGAGCCATGCTCTTGCGCGGCTTCAACGGCCGCTTTCGCACCCTGGACAGCGACACCTGGAGCGCGTCCCAGGCGGTCCTGGCATCCGCGCTCTGCATCCCTCCGGTGCTGATCACCTTGCACGACCGGTTGACCTGGTGA
- the cbiM gene encoding cobalt transporter CbiM: MHITEGVLSAPVLALGAATTLTGLWLGLRRLDEDRLVLAAALAAVFFIGSLIHIPLGPGSVHLLLNGLAGLLLGWVAFPVIFVGLLLQALLFQFGGLLVLGVNTTAVALPAVVCGLILRPWLARGGKPALCAGLLAGAGAVLGTALLAGTALAMTDQGFLTAAKLVVLAHLPMAAIEGAMTLFVVGFLGQTRPDLLTCALPPTTEGGSPC; encoded by the coding sequence ATGCACATCACTGAAGGCGTTCTTTCCGCTCCGGTCCTGGCTCTGGGCGCGGCCACCACGCTCACCGGGCTGTGGCTCGGCCTGCGCCGACTGGACGAGGACCGGCTGGTCCTGGCCGCGGCCCTGGCCGCGGTCTTTTTCATCGGCTCCCTGATCCATATCCCTCTGGGCCCCGGCAGCGTCCACCTGCTGCTCAACGGCCTGGCCGGCCTGCTCCTGGGCTGGGTCGCCTTTCCGGTGATCTTCGTGGGGCTGCTGCTCCAAGCCCTGCTTTTTCAATTCGGCGGCCTGCTGGTCCTGGGCGTGAACACCACGGCCGTGGCGTTGCCCGCCGTGGTCTGCGGCCTGATCCTGCGGCCCTGGCTGGCCCGGGGCGGCAAGCCGGCCCTGTGTGCCGGACTGCTGGCCGGCGCGGGCGCGGTGCTGGGCACGGCCCTGTTGGCCGGAACGGCATTGGCCATGACCGACCAGGGCTTCCTGACCGCAGCCAAACTGGTGGTCCTGGCCCATCTGCCGATGGCTGCCATCGAGGGCGCGATGACCCTGTTCGTGGTCGGCTTCCTGGGCCAGACCCGACCCGACCTCCTGACCTGCGCCCTTCCCCCTACCACGGAAGGAGGTTCGCCATGTTGA
- a CDS encoding antitoxin MazE family protein, producing the protein METQCSPLSAREAMRSYRARMKKRGMRSIQIWIPDTRSQEVADEMRRQSLLVSQSPEESDVLEFLENISAWDAPDES; encoded by the coding sequence ATGGAAACACAATGCTCACCCCTTTCGGCCCGTGAAGCCATGAGAAGCTATCGCGCCCGGATGAAAAAGCGCGGAATGCGGTCGATCCAGATCTGGATTCCCGATACCCGGTCCCAGGAGGTTGCCGACGAAATGCGGCGTCAATCCCTTCTGGTCAGCCAAAGTCCGGAGGAATCCGACGTACTGGAATTCTTGGAAAACATCTCGGCCTGGGATGCTCCCGATGAGTCGTGA
- a CDS encoding putative metalloprotease CJM1_0395 family protein — protein sequence MVSLSHRTDQDSQRLKGDQGQAPALGLDMGYGPDARPVSAGVFEEQRHREPFTRKEGQGDAAPDQDDDPKEAHAADRNGSDMQDEINAVRDESELSSEDRQVLEQLRQRDAEVRAHEQAHVAAGGQYVTAGVSYTYETGPDGRQYAVGGEVSIDTSPVPGNPEQTEQKAQTIRRAALAPASPSPQDVKVATSAAQMEAEARMERIQNEQAERQADDGHPSPNLGQDQTASDHAGFFSRSPDSAFPTTFPPISETSPAHRAPSVQAYRTQLAMVETGNPF from the coding sequence GTGGTCAGCCTCAGCCACCGCACGGATCAGGACAGCCAGAGACTCAAAGGCGACCAGGGCCAGGCTCCTGCCCTGGGCCTGGATATGGGTTACGGACCGGACGCCCGTCCGGTATCGGCCGGCGTCTTCGAAGAGCAGCGCCACAGAGAGCCGTTCACCAGGAAAGAAGGCCAAGGCGACGCAGCCCCGGACCAGGACGATGATCCCAAGGAAGCGCACGCCGCGGACCGGAACGGCAGCGACATGCAGGACGAAATCAACGCGGTGCGCGACGAGTCCGAGCTGTCGTCGGAGGATCGTCAGGTTCTGGAGCAGCTTCGGCAGCGCGATGCCGAGGTCCGGGCTCATGAACAGGCCCATGTGGCCGCCGGAGGGCAATATGTCACCGCCGGGGTCAGCTACACCTACGAAACCGGCCCGGACGGACGGCAATACGCCGTGGGCGGGGAAGTGAGCATCGACACCTCTCCAGTGCCCGGCAATCCGGAGCAGACCGAACAGAAGGCCCAGACCATCCGCCGGGCCGCCCTGGCCCCGGCCAGCCCCTCCCCTCAGGACGTCAAGGTAGCGACCAGCGCGGCCCAAATGGAAGCCGAGGCCCGGATGGAGCGCATTCAGAACGAGCAAGCAGAGCGCCAGGCCGACGACGGCCATCCATCCCCAAACCTTGGCCAGGACCAGACTGCGTCCGACCATGCCGGATTTTTCAGTCGCTCCCCGGATTCCGCCTTTCCCACCACATTCCCGCCAATCTCCGAAACCTCGCCTGCCCACCGAGCTCCATCCGTCCAGGCCTATCGCACCCAACTGGCCATGGTTGAGACGGGGAATCCGTTTTAG
- a CDS encoding DUF2442 domain-containing protein translates to MNGFPMGKSVWADSRLLHVELLDGRVISTPLEWYPILFAAAIRDIQNYHFICDATGIEWPTLDYHLSIESMLQAKPLREAA, encoded by the coding sequence ATGAATGGTTTTCCAATGGGTAAGTCGGTTTGGGCGGATAGTCGTCTCCTCCATGTTGAGCTTCTCGATGGTCGAGTCATCTCAACCCCTCTGGAGTGGTATCCGATCCTCTTTGCAGCGGCGATCAGGGATATCCAAAACTATCACTTCATCTGCGACGCGACCGGAATTGAATGGCCAACACTTGACTACCATTTGAGCATTGAGAGCATGCTTCAAGCCAAACCTCTCAGGGAGGCCGCGTAA